In the genome of Porphyrobacter sp. ULC335, one region contains:
- the lipA gene encoding lipoyl synthase → MNDLASTPQPQSTPERPARQRKPDWIRVRAPVSEGYNETRKLMRELNLHTVCEEAACPNIGECWTKKHATVMILGDVCTRACAFCNVKTGMPKAVDPFEPENTAIAAAKMGLEHIVITSVDRDDLPDGGAMQFVKVIEALRRNTPNTTIEILTPDFRGKMRRAVEMICEAGPDVYNHNLETVPRLYPTIRPGARYYASLRLLEEVKAHNPMIFTKSGIMLGLGEQRLEVHQVMDDMRSAEVDFITMGQYLQPTPKHATVEEFVTPKAFAAYGAIARAKGFLQVASSPLTRSSYHAGDDFAKMRAAREEKLAREQARAGAKTGA, encoded by the coding sequence ATGAACGACCTCGCCAGCACGCCGCAGCCCCAATCAACCCCGGAGAGGCCCGCCCGCCAGCGCAAGCCTGACTGGATCCGCGTGCGCGCGCCGGTTAGCGAAGGCTATAACGAGACGCGCAAGCTGATGCGCGAGCTCAACCTTCACACCGTGTGTGAGGAAGCCGCCTGCCCGAACATTGGCGAGTGCTGGACCAAGAAGCACGCGACGGTGATGATCCTCGGCGATGTCTGCACGCGCGCCTGTGCCTTCTGCAACGTCAAGACCGGTATGCCCAAGGCAGTCGATCCCTTCGAGCCCGAGAACACCGCTATCGCGGCGGCCAAGATGGGGCTGGAGCATATCGTCATCACCAGCGTCGATCGTGATGATCTGCCGGACGGCGGGGCGATGCAGTTCGTGAAGGTGATCGAAGCGCTTCGCCGCAACACGCCGAACACCACCATCGAAATCCTCACCCCCGACTTCCGCGGCAAAATGCGCCGCGCGGTGGAGATGATCTGCGAGGCCGGGCCGGACGTATATAATCACAACCTTGAAACCGTCCCGCGGTTGTACCCCACGATCCGTCCGGGTGCGCGCTACTATGCCTCGCTGCGCCTGCTGGAAGAGGTGAAGGCGCATAATCCGATGATCTTCACCAAGTCGGGGATCATGCTGGGACTCGGCGAACAGCGGCTCGAAGTCCATCAGGTGATGGACGACATGCGCTCCGCCGAAGTCGATTTCATCACCATGGGGCAATACCTTCAGCCGACGCCGAAGCATGCGACGGTCGAGGAATTCGTGACGCCCAAGGCCTTCGCCGCCTATGGCGCGATTGCCCGGGCCAAGGGTTTCCTGCAGGTCGCCTCAAGCCCGCTGACCCGTTCCAGCTATCATGCCGGGGATGACTTTGCGAAGATGCGCGCTGCACGGGAAGAAAAGCTCGCCCGAGAGCAGGCACGCGCCGGAGCAAAGACTGGCGCCTGA
- the gyrA gene encoding DNA gyrase subunit A, with protein MSDDSDILDSPAASPMGGFERIDIVDEMKSSYLDYAMSVIVSRALPDVRDGLKPVHRRILFASQEGGFVAGKPYRKSAKIVGDVMGNYHPHGDSAIYDALARMTQPWSMRVPLIDGQGNFGSMDPDPPASMRYTEARLARVANSLLDDLDKDTVDFTENYDGSRKEPTVLPARFPNLLVNGAGGIAVGMATNVPPHNLGEVIDACFAYMDNPAITSEELIEYIPGPDFPTAPLILGTHGARQAYTTGRGSILMRCRHEIESTRGAKSEGRESIVFTSIPYQVGKSNLVEKIAEAAKEKRIEGISDIRDESSREGVRVVVDLKRDATAEVVLNQIWRHTPAQSSFPANMLAIRGGRPETLRLRDFIAAFITFREEVITRRTKFELSKARERAHILLGLVVAVSNLDEVVAMIRSAPNPAEARARLMSKEWPIGDIAQYIELVEAIEPSADQTSGTYRLSERQVKAILELRLHRLTALGRDEIGGELKGLAAAIEEFLSILGDRVKLYGVMRAELEEIRATYATPRLSEIAPAWDGLEDEDLIEREEMVVTVTHGGYIKRTPLDTFRAQGRGGKGRSGMATKDEDAVVELFVTSTHNPVLFFTNTGRVYRMKVWKLPEGGPQTKGRPMVNLLPLGDDERVTNVLPLPEDEASWDNLNIVFATEQGMVRRNSMDAFANIPTAGKYAMGFVEGSGDRLIGVQLLTEEQQIFLASDSGKAIRFAATDARETKSRTGIGVRGMSLKKGGKVVSMAVLDPLTADMETREAYLRAATWKNNETAPTLPADHLAAMAEGEEFILTITANGYGKISSAYEYRTTSRGGQGITNIGTPDSNPERNGPVVASFPVKHGSQLMLVTDQAKLIRLGIDFRHLIEGGFESLKGFSISGRGSSGIRIFDVAKGEHIVGAALIDDAAEAGEAAEEAGEPPVT; from the coding sequence TTGAGCGACGACAGCGACATTCTCGATTCTCCCGCCGCATCCCCGATGGGCGGTTTTGAACGCATCGACATCGTCGATGAAATGAAGTCGAGCTATCTCGACTACGCGATGAGCGTGATCGTCAGCCGCGCTCTGCCTGATGTGCGCGACGGGCTGAAGCCCGTTCACCGCCGTATTCTGTTCGCCAGCCAGGAAGGCGGCTTCGTCGCGGGCAAGCCCTATCGCAAGAGCGCCAAGATCGTCGGCGACGTGATGGGCAACTATCACCCGCACGGCGATAGCGCGATCTACGACGCACTCGCCCGCATGACGCAGCCTTGGTCGATGCGCGTGCCGCTGATCGATGGTCAGGGCAACTTCGGCTCGATGGACCCTGATCCGCCGGCCTCGATGCGTTACACCGAGGCACGGCTGGCGCGCGTGGCGAACAGCCTGCTCGACGATCTCGACAAGGACACGGTCGACTTCACCGAAAACTATGATGGCAGCCGCAAGGAGCCGACGGTGCTGCCGGCGCGCTTCCCCAACCTGCTGGTCAACGGCGCGGGCGGGATCGCGGTGGGGATGGCGACCAACGTGCCGCCGCACAACCTCGGCGAAGTGATCGATGCCTGCTTTGCCTATATGGATAATCCGGCGATCACATCGGAAGAGCTGATCGAATACATCCCGGGCCCGGACTTCCCGACCGCCCCGCTGATCCTCGGCACGCACGGCGCGCGGCAGGCCTATACCACCGGGCGCGGATCGATCCTGATGCGCTGCCGCCACGAGATCGAGAGCACCCGCGGTGCCAAGAGCGAAGGCCGCGAAAGCATCGTCTTCACCTCGATCCCCTATCAGGTCGGCAAGTCCAACCTCGTCGAGAAGATTGCCGAAGCCGCGAAGGAAAAGCGGATCGAGGGTATCTCCGACATCCGTGACGAAAGCTCGCGCGAAGGCGTGCGCGTGGTCGTCGACCTCAAGCGCGATGCCACCGCCGAGGTCGTGCTCAACCAGATCTGGCGGCACACCCCTGCGCAGTCTTCGTTCCCCGCCAACATGCTGGCGATCCGCGGCGGCCGTCCGGAAACGCTGCGCCTGCGGGACTTCATCGCGGCGTTCATCACCTTCCGCGAAGAGGTGATCACCCGTCGCACCAAGTTCGAACTCTCCAAGGCGCGCGAGCGGGCGCACATCTTGCTCGGCCTGGTGGTTGCGGTTTCCAACCTCGACGAAGTTGTGGCGATGATCCGTTCTGCGCCCAACCCCGCCGAAGCGCGCGCGCGATTGATGTCCAAGGAATGGCCGATCGGTGACATCGCGCAGTATATCGAGCTGGTCGAAGCGATCGAGCCAAGCGCCGATCAGACAAGCGGCACCTACCGCCTGTCCGAACGTCAGGTGAAGGCGATCCTCGAACTTCGCCTCCACCGCCTGACCGCGCTTGGCCGTGACGAGATCGGCGGCGAATTGAAGGGTCTGGCAGCGGCGATCGAGGAATTCCTCTCGATCCTCGGCGACCGGGTGAAGCTCTACGGCGTGATGCGCGCCGAGCTTGAGGAAATCCGCGCCACCTACGCCACGCCGCGCCTCTCCGAAATCGCGCCGGCTTGGGACGGTCTGGAGGACGAAGACCTGATCGAGCGCGAGGAGATGGTCGTAACCGTCACCCACGGCGGTTACATCAAACGCACGCCGCTCGACACCTTCCGTGCACAGGGCCGCGGCGGCAAGGGCCGTTCGGGCATGGCGACCAAGGACGAGGACGCAGTTGTCGAATTGTTCGTCACGTCGACGCACAATCCGGTGTTGTTCTTCACCAACACCGGCCGCGTCTACCGCATGAAGGTGTGGAAGCTTCCCGAAGGTGGCCCGCAGACCAAGGGCCGCCCGATGGTCAACCTTCTCCCACTGGGCGACGACGAGCGCGTCACCAACGTTCTTCCTTTGCCCGAGGACGAGGCGAGCTGGGACAACCTCAACATCGTGTTCGCAACCGAACAGGGCATGGTGCGGCGCAATTCGATGGATGCCTTCGCGAACATTCCCACGGCGGGCAAATATGCGATGGGCTTCGTCGAGGGTTCGGGCGACCGGTTGATCGGTGTGCAGCTGCTCACCGAAGAGCAGCAAATCTTCCTAGCCAGCGATTCGGGTAAAGCGATCCGCTTTGCCGCGACCGATGCGCGCGAGACCAAGAGCCGCACCGGCATCGGCGTACGCGGCATGAGCCTCAAGAAGGGCGGCAAGGTCGTCAGCATGGCGGTGCTCGATCCGCTTACCGCTGACATGGAGACCCGCGAGGCATACCTTCGCGCAGCCACCTGGAAGAACAACGAAACGGCCCCCACCCTCCCGGCTGACCATTTGGCCGCGATGGCCGAGGGCGAGGAGTTCATCCTCACCATCACCGCCAATGGGTATGGCAAGATCTCCTCGGCCTATGAATACCGCACGACCTCGCGCGGTGGTCAGGGGATCACCAATATCGGCACGCCGGACAGCAATCCCGAGCGTAACGGGCCGGTGGTCGCCAGCTTCCCGGTCAAGCATGGCTCGCAGCTGATGCTGGTGACCGATCAGGCCAAGCTGATCCGCCTCGGCATTGATTTCCGCCACCTGATCGAGGGCGGTTTCGAGAGCCTCAAGGGCTTCTCGATCTCCGGGCGCGGGTCCTCGGGCATCCGCATCTTCGATGTCGCCAAGGGCGAACACATCGTCGGTGCGGCGCTGATCGACGACGCGGCCGAAGCAGGAGAAGCTGCGGAAGAAGCAGGCGAACCGCCCGTCACCTGA
- a CDS encoding lysoplasmalogenase, translating into MAKQALIEQRPWLLASISAAVAYYFLRDNPVGEGIWGLALKGASVGLLALYVLRRLPKGGHQTDGLLLVTALALASAGDVAIELDFLTGGAFFAAAHIVAVVLYLTNRHPRPSPTQKLIGAALLIGTPLVSYLLSGSIETTIYSAFLGAMASAAWMSHYPRYRVGTGAVLFVVSDWLIFSRMGSVDLGVVPDLLIWPLYYAGQVMIATGIVQCLRGEQPVR; encoded by the coding sequence ATGGCGAAGCAGGCGCTGATCGAACAAAGACCGTGGCTGCTGGCGAGTATTTCGGCAGCGGTCGCCTATTATTTCCTGCGCGACAATCCGGTCGGGGAGGGCATCTGGGGCCTCGCCCTGAAGGGGGCGAGCGTCGGGCTGCTGGCGCTTTACGTGCTGCGCCGCCTGCCGAAGGGCGGCCATCAGACCGATGGCTTGCTGCTGGTGACCGCGTTGGCGCTGGCTTCGGCAGGCGATGTCGCGATCGAGCTCGATTTCCTGACCGGCGGCGCCTTCTTCGCGGCGGCGCATATTGTTGCTGTGGTGCTGTATCTCACGAACAGGCACCCACGTCCCTCGCCGACGCAGAAGCTGATCGGCGCCGCGCTGCTGATCGGCACGCCCTTGGTGAGCTACCTGCTGAGTGGCAGTATAGAGACCACAATCTATTCCGCGTTTCTCGGCGCGATGGCTTCGGCGGCATGGATGAGCCACTACCCCCGCTACCGCGTGGGCACCGGTGCGGTGCTGTTTGTGGTGAGCGACTGGCTGATCTTCTCGCGCATGGGCAGCGTTGATCTGGGCGTGGTGCCCGATCTGCTGATCTGGCCGCTCTACTACGCCGGTCAGGTGATGATCGCGACCGGGATCGTCCAATGCTTGCGAGGCGAACAGCCCGTCAGGTGA
- the trmFO gene encoding methylenetetrahydrofolate--tRNA-(uracil(54)-C(5))-methyltransferase (FADH(2)-oxidizing) TrmFO, with protein sequence MTANPTNHDVHIIGGGLAGSEAAWQLAQRGVKVRLSEMRGSGEMTPAHQTDGLAEMVCSNSFRSDDDTKNAVGLLHHEMRMLDSLIMRAGEVARVPAGSAMAVDRDVFSAEVEKALSQHPNITIVRERIDALPDAGLTIVATGPLTAEALAGSIVRATGAERLAFFDAIAPIIHHESIDMSKCWIQSRWNKRTEASNEGGDYINCPMDKEQYLAFHRGLIEGEKTEFKQWEIDTPYFDGCMPIEVMAERGVETLRYGPMKGVGLDNPFDTSPEFPQGRWPYAVVQLRQDNKLGTLWNMVGFQTKLKYAAQIELFRTIPGLENAEFARLGGLHRNTFLNSPEVLDRQLRLRAAPHIRFAGQVTGCEGYVESAAIGLVAGMMTAAELGGRDWHSLPATTAMGALLSHITGDAEAETFQPMNVNFGLFPPLHEVGKKVRKEAYTSRAKADLAEWISESREAVPA encoded by the coding sequence ATGACCGCAAACCCGACAAATCACGATGTGCACATCATTGGCGGCGGACTCGCCGGGAGCGAGGCGGCGTGGCAGCTCGCCCAGCGCGGGGTGAAGGTGCGCCTGTCGGAAATGCGCGGCAGCGGCGAGATGACACCGGCACACCAGACCGATGGCCTTGCCGAAATGGTCTGCTCCAATTCCTTCCGTTCGGACGATGACACCAAGAACGCAGTCGGCCTGCTGCATCACGAAATGCGGATGCTGGACAGCCTGATCATGCGTGCAGGCGAAGTCGCACGGGTCCCGGCAGGCAGCGCGATGGCGGTCGACCGCGACGTGTTCTCGGCCGAGGTGGAGAAGGCGCTCAGCCAGCATCCCAATATCACCATCGTGCGCGAACGGATCGATGCCCTGCCCGACGCAGGCCTCACCATCGTTGCCACCGGACCCCTGACGGCCGAGGCACTGGCAGGCAGCATCGTGCGCGCCACCGGCGCCGAGCGGCTCGCCTTCTTCGATGCCATCGCGCCGATCATCCATCACGAATCCATCGACATGTCGAAGTGCTGGATCCAGTCGCGCTGGAACAAGCGCACTGAAGCCTCGAACGAAGGCGGCGATTATATCAACTGCCCGATGGACAAGGAACAATACCTCGCCTTCCACCGCGGGTTGATCGAAGGCGAGAAGACCGAGTTCAAGCAGTGGGAGATAGACACGCCCTATTTCGATGGCTGCATGCCGATCGAGGTGATGGCTGAACGCGGGGTCGAAACGCTGCGTTATGGCCCGATGAAGGGCGTGGGGCTCGACAACCCCTTCGATACCTCCCCCGAATTTCCGCAGGGCCGCTGGCCCTATGCCGTGGTGCAGCTACGCCAGGACAACAAGCTCGGCACGCTGTGGAACATGGTCGGGTTCCAGACGAAGCTGAAATATGCCGCGCAGATCGAACTGTTCCGCACCATCCCCGGCCTTGAGAACGCCGAATTCGCGCGGCTTGGTGGGTTGCACCGCAACACATTCCTGAACTCGCCCGAGGTGCTCGACCGCCAGCTGCGCCTGCGCGCGGCGCCGCATATCCGCTTTGCCGGTCAGGTGACGGGGTGCGAGGGCTATGTGGAGAGTGCCGCCATCGGGCTGGTCGCCGGGATGATGACCGCGGCCGAATTGGGCGGGCGCGACTGGCATTCTTTGCCCGCCACCACCGCGATGGGCGCGCTGCTCAGCCACATCACCGGCGATGCCGAGGCCGAGACCTTCCAGCCCATGAACGTCAATTTCGGCCTGTTCCCGCCGCTCCACGAGGTCGGCAAGAAAGTGCGCAAGGAGGCCTATACCTCGCGCGCCAAGGCCGATCTTGCGGAGTGGATCAGCGAAAGTCGCGAGGCTGTGCCCGCTTAG
- a CDS encoding squalene/phytoene synthase family protein produces MSPDPADPLPPEAEIALAWTPPKVRGPLSIALQFDRRLARIVARTTEPMLGQMRLAWWREALGKPAAERPRGDAVLDAIGQSWQGREAALAAMVDGWEVLVTAETIGSGEAAAFGMGRGAFFAALSPDPLPEGMTARLAAAGKRWALADAAASVSAPAERSVMVAEGLAGSESRGRFPRALRGLAVLDALALRALRQGGRPMMEGRGAPLAAFRGAIFRA; encoded by the coding sequence GTGAGCCCTGATCCCGCCGATCCCCTGCCGCCCGAAGCCGAAATCGCGCTGGCCTGGACCCCGCCAAAAGTTCGCGGGCCGTTAAGCATAGCTCTTCAGTTTGATCGCAGGCTGGCGCGGATCGTGGCGCGTACGACCGAGCCGATGCTGGGCCAGATGCGCCTCGCATGGTGGCGCGAGGCGCTGGGCAAGCCTGCGGCGGAGCGGCCGCGCGGCGATGCGGTGCTCGATGCCATCGGTCAATCCTGGCAGGGCAGGGAGGCCGCCTTGGCAGCAATGGTTGATGGCTGGGAGGTTCTGGTTACCGCCGAAACCATCGGTTCGGGTGAGGCAGCGGCGTTCGGAATGGGGCGGGGTGCTTTCTTCGCGGCCTTGTCCCCCGATCCGCTCCCTGAAGGCATGACCGCACGGCTTGCGGCGGCGGGCAAGAGGTGGGCGCTTGCCGATGCTGCCGCTTCCGTTTCTGCCCCGGCTGAGCGCAGCGTGATGGTCGCGGAAGGTCTTGCAGGTTCCGAGTCGCGCGGGCGGTTTCCACGTGCGCTGCGCGGTCTTGCCGTGCTCGATGCGCTGGCCCTGCGTGCCCTGAGGCAGGGTGGCCGTCCGATGATGGAAGGCAGGGGCGCACCGCTTGCCGCATTCAGGGGCGCTATCTTTCGCGCGTGA
- a CDS encoding pilus assembly protein TadG-related protein: MAREKQATMSFMRKLLRDKTANTLAISAAAMVPLMAMVGGGVDASRYYMTAARMQAACDAGALAARRAMTDDTFTTAHRQIGLNFFDQNFNDGMFGMDSRVRNYTTDGNGVVLGTASGTLDTTIMGAFGYDQFNLSVSCSAEINISNSDIMFVLDVTGSMADCPNNSTCNSGAGSKIVALRSAVMNFYDTVEAATSASAQVRYGFVPYSQQVNVGFSIPREYMANSHTYQSRVARYNPPIFPNAANPDVDQIGDTIVLSDQTEWLPRSTSNFNSTNPDHYRFRTDGSTGNTARNFCLNSLPGTRTVTVSGVAQTWQVFAPTEYVNGQWTGGDSNNRAGCRGRVRKTRPATAADVNPQFRDFIYCRITTGAADPCGVTNPAGSPPGWETVSLSSLYPTGSMNLPTGAAGAMANQTWNGCVEEPVWMDTTGNYSPIPTAAHDLNINLVPQNDAQRWKPMLTNAVWERRDGSNNRTTNPVTDAERLAAGQSISQSRPGGTCPRAARKLVEISRTDLQTYVNSLAASGNTYHDIGMLWGARFLSPRGIFAAENATAPNGDSISRHIVFMTDGMLVTNEENYSTQGVEWWDRRVTGNGDGGREATRRGARLQAICRAAQQENITVWVVAFGTALTQNLIDCASPGRAFQASDNATLNARFQEIAQKIAALRLTS; this comes from the coding sequence ATGGCGCGAGAAAAGCAGGCCACCATGTCGTTCATGCGCAAGTTGCTGCGCGACAAGACCGCCAATACGCTCGCAATTTCAGCGGCGGCAATGGTTCCGCTGATGGCAATGGTGGGCGGCGGCGTTGATGCCAGTCGCTATTACATGACCGCAGCGCGCATGCAGGCCGCGTGCGATGCCGGGGCATTGGCCGCGCGCCGCGCAATGACCGATGATACCTTTACGACGGCGCATCGCCAGATCGGTCTCAACTTCTTCGACCAGAACTTCAACGACGGCATGTTCGGCATGGATAGCCGCGTGCGCAATTACACCACCGACGGCAATGGCGTGGTGCTCGGCACGGCCAGCGGCACGCTGGACACCACCATCATGGGTGCCTTCGGCTACGATCAGTTCAACCTGTCGGTATCGTGCAGCGCGGAAATCAACATCTCGAACTCGGACATCATGTTCGTGCTCGACGTGACCGGATCGATGGCGGATTGCCCGAACAACTCGACCTGCAACTCGGGCGCGGGCTCCAAGATCGTCGCGCTACGCAGTGCGGTGATGAATTTCTACGACACTGTGGAAGCGGCGACCTCCGCAAGTGCGCAGGTGCGTTATGGCTTTGTGCCCTACTCGCAGCAGGTCAATGTCGGCTTCTCGATCCCGCGCGAATACATGGCGAACAGCCATACCTATCAATCGCGCGTGGCACGCTACAATCCGCCCATTTTCCCGAACGCGGCCAATCCTGACGTCGACCAGATCGGCGATACGATCGTGCTTTCGGACCAGACCGAATGGCTGCCGCGTTCGACATCGAACTTCAATTCGACCAACCCCGATCATTATCGCTTCCGCACGGATGGCTCGACCGGCAACACGGCGCGCAATTTCTGCCTCAATTCCCTTCCGGGCACCCGTACCGTCACTGTCAGCGGTGTGGCACAAACATGGCAGGTCTTTGCCCCGACTGAGTACGTCAACGGCCAATGGACTGGCGGGGATTCGAACAACCGGGCCGGATGCCGTGGCCGTGTGCGCAAGACGCGCCCTGCCACCGCCGCCGATGTGAACCCGCAGTTCCGCGACTTCATTTATTGCCGGATCACCACCGGCGCGGCGGATCCTTGCGGAGTCACCAACCCCGCCGGTAGCCCTCCGGGCTGGGAAACCGTGAGCCTTTCGAGCCTCTATCCCACCGGCTCGATGAACCTTCCGACTGGCGCAGCCGGAGCAATGGCCAACCAGACGTGGAACGGCTGCGTTGAAGAACCGGTGTGGATGGACACGACCGGCAATTATTCGCCGATCCCGACTGCGGCCCATGATCTCAACATCAACCTCGTTCCCCAGAACGATGCGCAACGGTGGAAGCCGATGCTCACCAACGCGGTCTGGGAGCGGCGCGATGGCAGCAACAACCGGACGACCAACCCGGTTACCGATGCCGAGCGGCTTGCAGCCGGACAATCGATCTCTCAGAGCCGCCCCGGTGGCACATGCCCGCGTGCAGCTCGCAAGCTGGTCGAAATCAGCCGGACTGATCTGCAGACCTACGTCAACAGCCTCGCGGCCAGCGGCAACACCTACCACGACATCGGGATGCTGTGGGGCGCGCGCTTCCTGTCGCCGCGCGGCATCTTCGCTGCGGAGAATGCCACGGCACCGAACGGCGACTCGATCTCGCGCCACATCGTCTTCATGACCGACGGTATGCTGGTCACCAACGAAGAGAACTATTCGACCCAGGGTGTCGAATGGTGGGATCGCCGCGTCACGGGCAACGGCGATGGCGGACGTGAAGCCACCCGCCGCGGCGCTCGCCTCCAGGCGATCTGCCGCGCTGCGCAGCAGGAAAACATCACCGTCTGGGTGGTCGCCTTCGGAACCGCGCTGACGCAGAACCTGATCGACTGCGCTTCGCCCGGACGTGCCTTCCAGGCGAGCGACAACGCCACGCTCAATGCGCGCTTCCAGGAAATCGCGCAGAAGATCGCTGCACTGAGGCTCACGTCATGA
- a CDS encoding TadE/TadG family type IV pilus assembly protein, producing the protein MIRRLAQSRALLRRLAADSSGATLIEFAFVGPVLILMIMGLFDIAHTQYTASVLHGAMQKAGRDLTLENATSREANLDSRVRAQVATVMPNSATVTVEKLSHFDFSDIDQPEEILGDDPTGNTGNGVCEGSKNERYVDTNDNSRWDADRGRDGIGGARDAVIYTARVSYPRLFPMYGLAGLSQNITIEASTVLRNQPFDEQNDRITTERDCP; encoded by the coding sequence ATGATCCGGCGTCTCGCACAATCCCGTGCCCTGCTTCGGCGGCTTGCCGCCGACAGCAGCGGCGCCACCCTGATCGAGTTCGCCTTTGTCGGCCCGGTCCTGATCCTTATGATCATGGGTCTGTTCGACATCGCGCACACGCAATACACCGCGTCGGTTCTGCATGGCGCGATGCAGAAGGCCGGGCGCGATCTCACTCTGGAGAATGCGACGAGCCGGGAAGCGAACCTTGATTCCCGCGTCCGTGCTCAGGTTGCGACCGTGATGCCCAACAGTGCAACGGTCACGGTCGAGAAGTTGTCGCACTTCGACTTTTCCGACATCGATCAACCCGAAGAAATTCTCGGCGATGACCCCACTGGCAACACCGGCAACGGCGTCTGCGAAGGTTCGAAAAACGAACGCTATGTCGACACCAACGACAATAGCCGCTGGGACGCGGATCGCGGCAGGGACGGCATCGGCGGCGCACGCGACGCGGTGATCTACACTGCACGCGTGAGCTATCCCCGCCTGTTCCCGATGTACGGGCTGGCCGGCCTTTCGCAGAACATCACCATCGAAGCGTCGACTGTGCTGCGCAACCAGCCCTTCGACGAGCAGAATGACCGCATCACCACCGAGAGAGATTGCCCATGA
- a CDS encoding TadE/TadG family type IV pilus assembly protein produces MTTTTRDSLRGKARRFVNQLSADVSGLAMVEFAFAAPLVLSMGMLGTDTAMMVITHLQVSQIAMQAADNASRVGEQDVLTARKVFERDIAETLIGVEKLGEDMNFFAQGRVIISSLQRNAQGGQWIAWQRCRGAKVFNSSYGVQGNGATGTGFPGMGVPGRYITASQGTAVIFVEVAYDYDSPLPLELFDGQQIVYTAAYNVRDNRDLTQLYPGGPEARCSTYSAARPT; encoded by the coding sequence ATGACCACCACCACACGGGATTCGCTCAGGGGTAAGGCCCGTCGTTTCGTCAACCAACTGTCCGCCGATGTATCCGGCCTGGCGATGGTCGAATTTGCCTTCGCCGCTCCGCTCGTGCTCAGCATGGGCATGTTGGGCACAGACACGGCGATGATGGTCATCACCCACCTGCAGGTCAGCCAGATCGCCATGCAGGCTGCCGATAACGCCTCACGCGTGGGCGAACAGGACGTGCTGACCGCGCGCAAGGTGTTCGAACGCGACATCGCCGAAACGTTGATCGGCGTCGAGAAGCTTGGCGAAGACATGAACTTCTTCGCTCAGGGCCGCGTGATCATTTCCAGCCTGCAGCGCAACGCTCAGGGCGGGCAATGGATCGCGTGGCAGCGCTGCCGCGGGGCGAAGGTGTTCAATTCGAGCTACGGCGTTCAGGGCAATGGCGCGACCGGCACGGGCTTCCCCGGCATGGGCGTGCCCGGGCGCTACATCACCGCATCGCAAGGCACGGCAGTGATCTTCGTCGAAGTCGCCTATGACTACGACTCACCCCTGCCGCTCGAGCTGTTTGACGGACAGCAGATCGTCTATACCGCAGCTTACAATGTCCGCGACAATCGTGACCTTACGCAGCTCTATCCGGGCGGCCCGGAAGCGCGTTGCAGCACCTATTCGGCGGCGCGCCCGACCTGA